Proteins from one Sordaria macrospora chromosome 1, complete sequence genomic window:
- a CDS encoding mitochondrial 37S ribosomal protein uS14m, whose protein sequence is MSMFRAKKLDLGCFTNVRVLRDHSKRKAFVEAEPERQALRYVIRNTTLPARTRAVAQLQLTQMHAYTRPTQIRNRCIFGGKSRGVLRDFKMTRYNFRMNALMGNIPGVKKASW, encoded by the exons ATGTCCATGTTCCGtgccaagaagctcgaccTCGGGTGCTTCACCAACGTCCGGGTCCTTCGTGACCACTCCAAGCGCAAGGCCTTTGTGGAGGCCGAGCCGGAGAG ACAAGCCCTGCGCTACGTCAtccgcaacaccaccctccctGCCCGTACCAGGGCCGTCGCTCAGCTCCAGCTCACCCAGATGCACGCCTACACCAGGCCGACGCAGATCCGGAACCGCTGTATCTTTGGTGGAAAGAGTCGAGGTGTCTTGAGAGACTTCAAGATGACAAGA TACAATTTCCGTATGAACGCCCTGATGGGTAACATCCCCGGTGTCAAGAAGGCCTCTTGGTAA